In Mixophyes fleayi isolate aMixFle1 chromosome 11, aMixFle1.hap1, whole genome shotgun sequence, one DNA window encodes the following:
- the LOC142106640 gene encoding olfactory receptor 4E2-like: MVTVHFEARLHSAMYYFLSKLSFVDLCYATVTVPKMLVNFLSKSNTISPSACITQLFFLHFFAGTECILLTVMAYDRYVAICNPLRYSSIMNRTICHLLEAVCWAVSFFHSIIQTILTCQLKFCGPNRIDHFFCDIHPLSVLACSDIFIIEIVFVANSGMISAFCFIVLLISYMGIINTILKTRSEEGLGKAFSTCASHLIVVTLFFGPCVFIYLRPSVSYAADKMVSIFYTVVTPLLNPMIYTLRNKEVKTAIRSFIEKKIFRRKE; the protein is encoded by the coding sequence ATGGTAACGGTACATTTTGAGGCACGTCTCCATTCAGCCATGTATTATTTCCTTAGCAAGTTATCGTTTGTAGACCTCTGCTACGCAACAGTGACTGTCCCCAAAATGTTAGTCAACTTTCTTTCAAAGAGTAACACCATCTCTCCCAGCGCCTGTATTACACAACTGTTTTTCTTACACTTCTTTGCAGGAACAGAATGCATCCTTCTTACGGTAATGGCATATGACCGCTATGTGGCCATATGCAATCCGCTTCGATATTCTAGTATTATGAACAGGACCATTTGCCACTTGCTTGAAGCTGTTTGCTGGGCTGTAAGTTTCTTTCACTCCATTATCCAGACGATCTTGACATGTCAACTGAAGTTCTGTGGTCCGAACAGAATAGACCATTTTTTCTGTGATATCCATCCTTTGTCTGTATTAGCCTGCTCGGATATTTTCATTATTGAAATAGTATTTGTTGCAAACAGTGGGATGATctctgcattttgttttattgtgttaCTTATCTCTTATATGGGGATTATCAACACCATACTAAAGACTCGGTCTGAGGAAGGGTTGGGAAAAGCGTTTTCCACGTGTGCATCGCATCTAATTGTTGTCACGCTCTTCTTCGGACCGTGTGTTTTCATCTATTTGAGGCCCTCAGTGTCATACGCAGCGGATAAAATGGTGTCAATATTTTATACAGTTGTAACACCCCTATTAAACCCTATGATTTATACTCTAAGAAACAAGGAGGTAAAAACAGCCATCAGATCATtcatagagaaaaaaatatttcggAGAAAAGAATAA